The following proteins are co-located in the Microbulbifer sp. VAAF005 genome:
- a CDS encoding protein-tyrosine phosphatase family protein, translating into MYVFNTFKQRVNVANSRFTEARSSLRSLYTVLRNADPGQASVADILGAIRPMSARKKLKYRNALNYLLTHLGGEIQPQNFSWMSPGIGGMSKFNSNPDLDKAGLWLYKNDVRTVITIESNGAAATKAATSGTFPDFKWFSCFLADWHAPSVKQLVRYCEAVHERSAYGSVATHCWGGTGRTGCFLAAWSLFTGSSRSAQEALGKVRRQYNTHSVEMKAQYNTLARFSDHLGYVASKTYDDNTLDHAGGHWHPGKQDFGIAQDPGHAGSGGGTGDAVFKKLVGQHGVANSKSPYVTESPTAHVQVVRA; encoded by the coding sequence ATGTACGTTTTTAATACATTTAAACAGCGGGTAAATGTAGCGAACAGTAGATTTACTGAGGCGCGTTCTTCTTTGAGATCTTTGTACACGGTGCTACGCAATGCAGACCCCGGGCAAGCCTCTGTAGCCGATATTTTAGGTGCCATTCGTCCAATGTCGGCAAGGAAAAAGTTAAAATATAGAAATGCACTTAACTATCTGCTCACACATCTTGGTGGTGAAATTCAACCACAAAATTTCAGCTGGATGAGCCCAGGTATTGGAGGTATGTCGAAATTCAACAGCAATCCAGATCTAGATAAGGCAGGTCTCTGGCTTTATAAAAATGATGTTCGAACAGTCATAACTATTGAAAGTAATGGGGCAGCTGCCACGAAAGCTGCAACCTCTGGAACCTTCCCAGATTTTAAATGGTTTAGCTGTTTTCTAGCGGATTGGCATGCCCCTTCTGTTAAACAGTTGGTACGTTACTGCGAGGCTGTCCATGAGCGTAGCGCTTATGGATCTGTTGCCACCCACTGTTGGGGCGGGACCGGGCGTACAGGATGTTTTCTGGCGGCTTGGTCGTTATTTACTGGTTCTTCAAGGTCTGCTCAAGAAGCCCTGGGAAAGGTCCGCAGGCAATACAACACACACTCAGTAGAAATGAAAGCTCAGTACAACACTCTCGCAAGATTCTCAGATCATCTGGGTTATGTAGCATCAAAGACCTATGATGACAATACATTGGACCACGCAGGTGGACACTGGCACCCGGGCAAACAGGACTTTGGCATTGCCCAAGATCCAGGGCATGCCGGTTCTGGTGGTGGTACAGGGGATGCCGTTTTCAAAAAATTGGTTGGTCAACACGGCGTTGCGAATAGTAAAAGCCCTTATGTTACTGAATCACCCACTGCACATGTGCAAGTGGTAAGGGCATGA
- a CDS encoding reverse transcriptase domain-containing protein, producing the protein MTTALHAIAFKAQSHPAHRFQNLYGLLNSNLLYQSWGQLNKQARPGIDGVTTEVYRQGLPQNIQCLHQRLCDKRYRTQAIKRVLIPKGNGKQRPLGLPTVEDKRVQQSVAQLLQSIWEQDFLPFSYGYRPRKSAHQAVHSLGLNLQFKGYGYIVEADFKGFFDQLDHDWLLRMLALRIDDKALLTLIKQWLKVRVQTPDGKFSKAAAGTPQGGVISPVLANIYLHYALDLWFEKKVKPRMRGRAMLIRYADDYVAAFQLKTDAERFYRVLPQRLNKFGLQLAPEKNVPEAL; encoded by the coding sequence ATGACAACCGCCTTGCACGCCATCGCATTTAAAGCACAGAGCCACCCCGCGCACAGGTTTCAGAATTTATACGGACTGCTAAATTCCAACCTGCTGTATCAAAGCTGGGGCCAGCTCAACAAGCAGGCCCGCCCCGGTATCGATGGAGTAACAACCGAAGTTTACCGGCAAGGTCTGCCGCAAAATATCCAATGCCTACATCAACGGCTGTGTGACAAACGCTACCGCACCCAGGCGATTAAGCGGGTATTGATTCCCAAAGGCAATGGCAAGCAGCGCCCACTGGGGCTGCCTACGGTGGAAGACAAACGGGTGCAGCAGAGCGTAGCGCAGCTACTGCAAAGTATCTGGGAGCAGGATTTTCTGCCCTTTAGCTACGGCTACCGCCCCAGGAAAAGCGCCCACCAAGCCGTACATAGCCTTGGCTTAAATCTGCAATTCAAAGGCTACGGCTACATCGTTGAAGCCGATTTTAAAGGCTTCTTCGATCAGCTGGATCACGACTGGTTACTGCGCATGCTAGCCCTTCGTATCGACGACAAAGCCCTGCTGACACTGATTAAACAGTGGCTTAAGGTGCGCGTGCAAACTCCAGATGGTAAATTCAGTAAAGCGGCAGCAGGCACCCCGCAAGGTGGCGTGATCAGTCCGGTACTGGCGAACATCTATCTGCATTACGCCCTGGATTTGTGGTTCGAGAAGAAGGTTAAGCCGCGTATGCGTGGCAGAGCCATGCTAATCCGGTACGCCGATGATTATGTAGCGGCTTTCCAATTGAAAACGGATGCAGAGCGATTTTACCGGGTGCTACCGCAACGGCTGAACAAGTTTGGCTTGCAGTTAGCCCCCGAAAAAAACGTACCTGAAGCGCTTTAG
- a CDS encoding IS1595 family transposase, producing MARNKVQFQKGISLIQFLKMYGSEEQCFDALSRWRWPNGFSCPHCGHDKHCDLAYRKLKQCNRCRRQTSITSRTIFDSTKLPLTTWVLGIFLITQDKKGISCMELSRHLGISYNAAWRMKQKLMQVMMERDQRYKLSGFIELDDAYLGGERTGCKPGRGAKGKTPFVAAVETTKEGHPTRIKLSIIKGFKSSEISTWSKKSLCSGSTVISDGLPCFNAIKEAGCVHDKIVCGGGRASVEEPEFYWVNTVLGNLKSALRSTYHSIRPKYAQRYLAEFQYRFNRRFDLSALIPRLVYVSLRTPPMPERLLKIGLA from the coding sequence ATGGCTCGCAACAAGGTACAGTTTCAGAAGGGGATTAGTTTGATCCAATTCCTCAAAATGTACGGCAGCGAGGAACAGTGCTTCGATGCGCTGTCGCGATGGCGTTGGCCCAATGGCTTTAGTTGTCCTCACTGCGGACATGACAAGCATTGCGACCTCGCTTATCGCAAGCTTAAGCAATGTAACCGGTGTCGACGTCAGACATCGATTACCTCCCGTACGATTTTTGACTCTACGAAGCTCCCCCTTACCACCTGGGTTCTCGGTATCTTCCTGATTACACAGGATAAGAAGGGTATTTCCTGTATGGAGCTATCTCGACATCTGGGCATCTCTTACAACGCAGCATGGCGCATGAAGCAGAAACTCATGCAAGTGATGATGGAGCGAGACCAGCGATACAAACTATCCGGTTTTATTGAACTAGATGATGCCTATCTCGGTGGTGAGCGTACTGGATGCAAACCGGGGCGCGGAGCCAAGGGTAAAACTCCCTTTGTAGCTGCCGTTGAAACAACCAAGGAGGGACATCCAACCCGTATTAAGCTCTCAATTATCAAGGGCTTCAAAAGCAGTGAAATTTCAACCTGGAGTAAAAAATCCCTTTGTAGTGGCAGCACAGTCATCTCAGATGGTCTTCCATGCTTCAATGCCATTAAGGAGGCCGGTTGTGTGCATGACAAAATTGTTTGTGGTGGTGGCAGAGCTTCTGTTGAAGAGCCTGAGTTCTATTGGGTAAATACGGTACTTGGTAATTTAAAGAGTGCACTGCGTAGTACTTACCATTCTATTAGACCGAAATATGCACAGCGCTATTTGGCAGAATTTCAATATCGCTTTAATCGGAGGTTTGATTTATCGGCACTCATTCCAAGACTGGTTTACGTCTCTCTTCGGACGCCGCCGATGCCGGAAAGGTTACTAAAAATTGGCTTAGCATGA
- a CDS encoding YbhB/YbcL family Raf kinase inhibitor-like protein translates to MSSVISRFSFVVFTVLLSGAVSAESFLLSSKDIHAGKFMSKEQEFQGFGCTGSNISPQLSWSNAPERTEAFAVFAYDPDAPTGSGWWHWQLVNIPKDTTSLQADAGSSEKNRIPQGSIQIVNDYGLRGFGGACPPKGHGAHRYQFTVYALSKKLDLPSDASGALTGYMVKANSLGASTIEALYVRE, encoded by the coding sequence ATGTCAAGTGTAATAAGCAGGTTCAGTTTTGTTGTCTTTACAGTGCTCTTGTCCGGTGCGGTTTCTGCAGAGTCATTTTTGCTATCGAGTAAAGATATACATGCTGGAAAATTTATGAGCAAAGAGCAGGAATTCCAAGGGTTCGGCTGTACTGGTAGTAATATTTCACCACAGTTATCTTGGTCTAATGCGCCAGAAAGGACAGAAGCTTTTGCTGTTTTTGCATATGACCCTGATGCACCAACAGGTAGTGGTTGGTGGCATTGGCAACTTGTAAATATTCCCAAAGATACTACTTCACTGCAGGCTGATGCAGGAAGCTCAGAAAAAAACCGTATCCCTCAGGGTAGTATACAAATAGTAAATGATTATGGTTTAAGGGGCTTTGGTGGTGCTTGTCCACCTAAAGGCCATGGCGCCCACCGGTACCAGTTTACGGTTTATGCATTATCAAAGAAATTAGATTTACCAAGCGATGCATCAGGGGCACTAACTGGCTATATGGTTAAGGCTAACTCTCTGGGCGCAAGTACTATCGAAGCTTTATACGTACGGGAGTGA
- a CDS encoding gamma-glutamylcyclotransferase codes for MTTTTLTEHSLRFHKVSKKDGSGKCDALFTQDPKDYVIGALFEISDKEKGALDKVEGLGYGYKEKRVRVTDTMGNSLEAITYYATNTDPSLQPYFWYLYHVIYGAKETGVPTDYLNNLEAVKSMEDPDRERDARERAIYS; via the coding sequence TTGACCACTACAACTCTTACTGAACATTCTCTTCGTTTTCACAAAGTCAGCAAAAAAGACGGTTCCGGCAAGTGTGATGCACTGTTTACCCAAGACCCCAAAGATTATGTGATTGGTGCATTGTTCGAGATATCAGATAAAGAAAAAGGTGCTCTAGATAAGGTAGAGGGTTTAGGTTACGGCTATAAAGAAAAAAGGGTTCGGGTAACTGATACCATGGGAAATTCCCTCGAAGCAATTACATATTATGCAACGAATACTGATCCTTCTTTGCAGCCTTATTTTTGGTATCTATATCATGTGATATATGGGGCGAAAGAAACGGGGGTTCCTACGGACTATCTAAATAATTTGGAAGCAGTCAAAAGTATGGAAGACCCTGATAGAGAAAGGGATGCAAGAGAACGTGCAATATACAGTTGA
- a CDS encoding three component ABC system middle component, whose translation MIGAINNEALGLVAIHIVLSLKQRLNIANSYLIAPLIFDKKIRGYLKRKNTNVLSAQEFITVKSEFFVGFCDKYTDSLVATTNAIAMGVELKLFDIKGGELIILEPFSFGQERLGRKIDEVRSASGNIVVMLSEEPESLYSLLRVKV comes from the coding sequence ATGATAGGAGCTATTAATAATGAAGCATTGGGTTTGGTCGCTATTCATATAGTTCTATCATTGAAGCAACGGCTCAATATCGCAAATTCATATTTAATTGCGCCTCTGATTTTTGATAAAAAAATAAGGGGCTACCTGAAGCGGAAAAATACAAATGTTCTTTCTGCGCAGGAATTTATTACAGTTAAAAGTGAATTCTTTGTGGGATTTTGTGATAAGTATACAGATTCTTTGGTGGCTACAACTAATGCGATTGCAATGGGTGTTGAACTCAAGCTATTTGATATTAAAGGCGGAGAGTTGATTATATTGGAACCATTTTCTTTTGGTCAGGAAAGGCTCGGTCGAAAAATTGATGAGGTTCGAAGTGCTTCTGGAAATATTGTTGTGATGCTATCTGAAGAACCTGAGTCTTTATATTCTTTGCTTAGGGTAAAAGTATGA
- the csrA gene encoding carbon storage regulator CsrA — MLILKRRTGENLRIGTNVSITVLEVKGNQVKIGIRAPKSLPVHREEIYVRIERERKISNGRR; from the coding sequence ATGTTGATCCTAAAGCGCCGAACAGGCGAGAACCTGAGAATTGGAACGAATGTCTCGATCACAGTGTTGGAAGTGAAGGGAAATCAAGTAAAGATAGGCATCCGCGCCCCTAAATCCCTCCCCGTCCATCGTGAAGAGATCTATGTGCGTATCGAGAGAGAACGAAAAATAAGCAACGGAAGGCGTTGA
- a CDS encoding gamma-glutamylcyclotransferase family protein, whose translation MRYFAYGSNMSRPRLKERVPSAVRIGVFALIEHCLCFHKVSKKDGSGKCDALFTRDPGDYVIGALFEISDSEKGALDRVEGLGYGYQEKRVWVTDAKGDSLEAFTYYATNTDPSLQPYSWYLYHVIYGAKEIGVPADYLKKLEATKSIEDPDRERDARERAIYS comes from the coding sequence GTGAGGTATTTTGCTTACGGGTCAAATATGTCCCGTCCAAGATTGAAGGAAAGAGTTCCAAGTGCCGTGCGGATAGGAGTATTTGCTCTAATTGAACATTGTCTCTGTTTTCATAAAGTGAGTAAAAAGGATGGATCTGGTAAGTGCGATGCACTATTTACTCGAGACCCTGGGGACTATGTTATTGGCGCCCTGTTTGAAATATCAGATAGCGAAAAAGGTGCTCTTGATAGAGTGGAGGGCTTAGGATACGGCTATCAGGAAAAGAGAGTTTGGGTGACTGACGCTAAAGGGGATTCGCTCGAAGCATTTACATATTATGCAACGAATACGGATCCTTCATTGCAGCCTTATTCTTGGTATCTATATCACGTGATATATGGAGCGAAAGAAATAGGGGTTCCGGCTGACTACCTAAAGAAGCTGGAAGCTACCAAAAGTATAGAAGACCCGGATAGAGAAAGGGATGCAAGAGAACGTGCAATATATAGCTAA
- a CDS encoding DUF4238 domain-containing protein — protein MTKSLPKNHHFVPQHFLKAWQSSEGRICRYRFISNVGKFESKEVGIRKTASINNLYKVQFPDGSFEIESSVVSREIDDAGHKIIEKARSTSLSTWSDSEKRSLANYLTCLEARHPEVIEAMNIGPELEALRKKLKKDCFSSVKSIDEVFDYFQSSPSIGVIAFAWFLQNEKSALIAKPFSDGLLSANVREYNFNEDVLICSSYPVSRWGDYLDELFFAIAISPTKAIVYSTSPDIDVIGVFPEKIRSDLINLYSLSKADTAYFKDNSKSEFIERHIGWATKLKSVKAQKEYIGCFLKCELLKAGAK, from the coding sequence ATGACTAAATCTCTACCTAAAAATCACCATTTTGTACCCCAACATTTCCTGAAAGCATGGCAGTCTTCGGAGGGAAGAATATGTAGGTATCGATTCATTTCTAACGTGGGGAAATTTGAATCAAAAGAAGTCGGAATAAGGAAAACAGCTTCAATAAATAATTTATACAAAGTTCAATTTCCTGATGGCTCATTCGAGATTGAATCATCCGTGGTTTCACGAGAAATTGATGATGCTGGTCATAAAATTATAGAAAAGGCAAGATCTACCAGCTTATCCACATGGTCAGACAGTGAAAAGAGATCTCTAGCTAATTATTTAACTTGTCTAGAAGCACGACATCCCGAAGTTATTGAAGCAATGAACATTGGGCCTGAGCTTGAAGCCCTAAGAAAAAAATTAAAAAAAGACTGTTTCTCATCAGTAAAATCTATAGATGAAGTTTTTGATTATTTTCAAAGCTCACCCTCTATCGGAGTTATTGCCTTTGCCTGGTTTCTTCAAAATGAGAAGAGTGCATTAATTGCGAAGCCATTTTCCGATGGTCTACTGTCAGCAAATGTTCGTGAATATAATTTTAATGAAGATGTTTTGATTTGCTCAAGTTACCCAGTGTCAAGGTGGGGAGATTACCTAGATGAACTATTTTTTGCGATAGCAATAAGCCCAACTAAAGCCATTGTATACTCAACTAGTCCAGATATTGATGTGATAGGAGTATTTCCTGAGAAGATTAGATCAGATTTGATTAATCTTTATTCGTTATCTAAAGCAGATACTGCCTATTTTAAGGATAACTCAAAGTCCGAATTCATTGAGCGGCATATAGGTTGGGCGACCAAGCTGAAAAGTGTGAAGGCTCAGAAGGAATATATTGGTTGCTTTTTAAAATGTGAATTACTTAAAGCTGGTGCTAAATAA
- the csrA gene encoding carbon storage regulator CsrA: MLILKRRTGENLRIGTNVSITVLEVKGNQVKIGIRAPKALPVHREEIYVRIKK; encoded by the coding sequence ATGTTGATCTTAAAGCGCCGAACAGGCGAGAACCTAAGAATTGGAACGAATGTCTCGATCACAGTGTTGGAAGTGAAGGGAAATCAAGTAAAGATAGGCATCCGCGCTCCTAAAGCTCTTCCCGTCCACCGGGAAGAGATCTATGTGCGCATCAAAAAATGA
- a CDS encoding group II intron maturase-specific domain-containing protein produces MEALYHWIKAKRRERLREWLPTLKRKLQGFQNYFGLPDNSRSLSRLYSYVLHSIHKWLNRRSQRKSYNWNSLKEMLGYFGLKPPRVYKRSILVDWY; encoded by the coding sequence ATGGAAGCACTCTACCACTGGATCAAAGCCAAGCGCAGAGAGCGTCTGAGAGAATGGCTGCCCACACTGAAGCGCAAGCTACAAGGCTTCCAGAACTACTTCGGTCTGCCAGACAACAGTCGAAGCTTGTCCCGTTTGTACAGCTATGTTCTACACAGCATACACAAATGGCTCAATCGACGGAGTCAGCGCAAGAGTTATAACTGGAATAGTCTAAAGGAAATGCTGGGATATTTTGGGCTAAAGCCACCGCGAGTATACAAACGCAGTATACTTGTGGACTGGTATTAG
- a CDS encoding ABC-three component system protein — protein MSKDYFEQVSSDKSQLGFDYQDLVCLEYLLDLKPGEKIGLEVLDDVHHEQIRGATSLIQVKHSVSEGSSLTNRDIDLWKTIYNWSKALVCLNGEDVEFVFFTNKKKTSQSGIVQLIDSEHLNLTEVIETISEIKEDLDLKESVKKRGEKENPIKKYVDHIYDLSDEKKRDLFDRIRMVFSTDDIFKRLAEKVEFFSIRPSDTHNVIYMLIGVFGEQKYKLIKSSQKVEIDYEMFRKNFQFNRIINMSADRKVDFSRYHQFKNVNTIDPKDGLFAKQLVDIDISQEDITEHAIEYAATSMYIQKLIVDGQFSETENEAINEEVFYAWKALHNQLYNQDGIDTDEKHKRVARDCLYKVEDIPVQVSNSALARPMVTGKGLELSDMCRIGWRKDWKELYGVKK, from the coding sequence ATGTCTAAGGATTATTTTGAGCAGGTCTCCTCTGATAAGAGTCAGTTAGGTTTTGATTATCAAGATCTTGTTTGCTTGGAGTATCTTCTCGACCTAAAGCCTGGTGAAAAAATTGGGCTGGAAGTGCTGGATGATGTGCATCATGAGCAAATTCGTGGTGCCACTTCGCTTATCCAGGTAAAGCACTCAGTAAGTGAAGGCAGTTCGCTCACTAATAGAGATATAGACCTTTGGAAAACGATTTATAATTGGAGTAAGGCTTTAGTTTGCCTGAATGGTGAGGATGTGGAGTTTGTTTTCTTTACCAATAAGAAAAAAACAAGTCAGAGTGGTATTGTACAGTTGATTGACTCTGAGCATCTGAACCTGACTGAGGTGATTGAGACTATTTCTGAAATAAAAGAAGATTTAGATCTTAAGGAAAGCGTTAAAAAGAGGGGGGAAAAGGAAAACCCCATAAAAAAATATGTCGATCATATCTATGATCTAAGCGATGAAAAAAAGAGGGACCTATTTGATAGGATTAGAATGGTGTTTTCGACAGATGATATCTTCAAGCGCCTGGCAGAGAAAGTTGAGTTTTTTTCAATTCGTCCATCAGATACGCATAACGTAATTTATATGCTCATTGGCGTATTTGGAGAGCAGAAATATAAGCTAATTAAGTCGAGCCAGAAGGTAGAGATTGATTATGAAATGTTCAGGAAAAATTTCCAGTTCAATCGAATTATTAATATGTCTGCAGATAGAAAAGTAGATTTCAGTCGTTACCACCAATTTAAAAACGTTAATACAATTGATCCGAAGGATGGTTTGTTTGCAAAGCAGCTTGTGGATATTGATATTTCACAAGAGGACATAACAGAGCATGCTATTGAATATGCTGCAACCAGTATGTATATACAAAAGCTAATCGTTGATGGGCAATTTAGTGAGACTGAGAATGAAGCAATTAATGAGGAAGTTTTTTATGCTTGGAAGGCTCTGCATAATCAGTTATACAATCAGGACGGGATAGATACGGACGAGAAGCATAAGCGTGTTGCGAGAGATTGTTTGTATAAGGTTGAAGATATACCCGTGCAAGTTTCGAATTCAGCATTAGCTAGACCAATGGTGACAGGGAAAGGGTTAGAGTTGTCCGATATGTGCCGGATTGGGTGGCGGAAAGATTGGAAAGAGCTGTATGGAGTGAAAAAATGA
- the csrA gene encoding carbon storage regulator CsrA, translating into MLILKRRTDENLRIGTNVSITVLEVKGNQVKIGIRAPKPLSVHREEIYVRRKLGNGRR; encoded by the coding sequence ATGTTGATCCTAAAGCGCCGAACAGACGAGAACCTAAGAATTGGAACGAATGTCTCGATCACAGTGTTGGAAGTGAAAGGAAATCAAGTAAAGATAGGCATCCGCGCCCCTAAACCCCTCTCCGTCCATCGTGAAGAGATCTATGTGCGCCGAAAACTAGGCAATGGAAGGCGTTGA
- a CDS encoding IS3 family transposase (programmed frameshift) — translation MSRQRRSFSPEFKLDAARLVVDQSYSIAEAARSLDVGTTAIRRWVKQLEAERGGETPATKALTTEQQKIQELEARINRLEREKEIPKKGYRSLDVRRDESYALIDLLSEQEPVELVCKALEIPRSCYYEYRKKKNSVDVPRMKLRSKVIEVFERSRSSAGSRTVVGLLYEQGISIGRFKVRRLMCEAGLVCKQPGPHKRKKAIVEHVDIPNELDRQFNVEKPNQVWCGDITYIWAGSSWCYLATVIDLHARRIVGWALSGKPDATLAIKALEMAWEQRGKPNGVMFHSDQGSQYTSHQFRQRLWRYRMTQSMSRRGNCWDNAPMERLFRGLKSEWIPSLGYTSITEASRDISHYLMTYYNWERPHQHNDGLPPAKAEEKLNLLSGNS, via the exons ATGAGTAGACAACGTCGATCCTTTTCTCCTGAATTTAAATTAGATGCTGCCCGTTTGGTAGTAGATCAGAGCTATTCAATTGCTGAAGCAGCCCGGTCGCTGGATGTTGGCACAACGGCTATCCGCCGTTGGGTGAAGCAACTAGAGGCAGAGCGGGGTGGAGAGACGCCTGCAACTAAAGCGCTTACCACTGAGCAGCAAAAAATTCAGGAGCTTGAAGCCCGTATCAATCGCCTGGAAAGGGAGAAAGAGATAC CTAAAAAAGGCTACCGCTCTCTTGATGTCCGACGAGATGAATCGTACGCGCTGATAGACCTGTTGAGTGAGCAGGAGCCCGTGGAACTGGTCTGCAAAGCGTTAGAAATACCTCGATCATGCTACTACGAATACAGGAAAAAGAAGAACTCTGTTGATGTACCCAGAATGAAGCTCCGCTCCAAAGTCATTGAAGTCTTCGAGCGCAGCCGTAGCTCTGCAGGAAGTCGTACAGTCGTAGGTTTACTTTATGAACAAGGGATATCAATCGGACGCTTTAAAGTCCGAAGACTAATGTGTGAGGCCGGCTTAGTGTGTAAACAACCTGGTCCTCATAAGCGTAAGAAAGCAATAGTCGAGCACGTAGATATACCGAATGAACTTGATCGCCAGTTTAATGTTGAGAAGCCCAATCAAGTTTGGTGTGGTGACATTACCTATATCTGGGCTGGTTCAAGCTGGTGTTACCTGGCTACCGTTATAGATTTACACGCTCGCCGTATCGTTGGGTGGGCCCTCTCAGGGAAACCAGATGCCACACTAGCGATAAAGGCACTGGAAATGGCCTGGGAGCAGCGAGGAAAGCCTAATGGGGTTATGTTCCACTCAGACCAAGGCAGTCAGTATACCAGCCATCAGTTCCGCCAACGGCTATGGCGCTACCGAATGACCCAGAGCATGAGTCGACGTGGAAATTGCTGGGATAATGCACCAATGGAAAGACTGTTTCGGGGTCTGAAAAGTGAATGGATACCCTCTCTCGGTTACACCTCTATTACAGAAGCAAGCCGAGATATCAGCCATTACTTGATGACTTACTACAACTGGGAGCGTCCCCACCAACACAATGACGGATTGCCGCCTGCAAAAGCGGAAGAAAAACTTAACTTACTGTCCGGAAATAGTTGA
- a CDS encoding dihydrofolate reductase family protein, with protein MRKLAILIFQTLDGVMQAPSVPEEDFSGGFSHGGWAKDCWDEVMEQVGKEAMAEPYDLLLGRNTYNLFASNFSNAEPGNPITDKLNQAKKYVVTSGTDDLMWNNSFKLRSSNAALEVGKVKEMEGPLLQLHGSWQLVQSLLKHSLVDELRLWTFPVVVGEGKRLFENGKISSKYKLIKFSACPSGAFMHFYQLLDGKAV; from the coding sequence ATGAGAAAATTAGCCATATTGATATTTCAAACGCTTGACGGTGTAATGCAAGCTCCGAGTGTACCTGAGGAAGATTTTTCAGGTGGCTTTAGTCATGGAGGTTGGGCTAAAGATTGTTGGGATGAAGTCATGGAGCAAGTGGGAAAGGAAGCAATGGCAGAACCGTATGATCTGCTATTAGGGCGCAATACATACAACTTGTTTGCCTCAAATTTCTCGAATGCGGAACCTGGCAATCCAATCACAGATAAACTTAATCAGGCAAAAAAATACGTTGTGACATCAGGCACTGATGATCTCATGTGGAATAATTCATTCAAGCTCAGGAGCTCGAATGCGGCTTTAGAAGTCGGCAAAGTTAAAGAAATGGAAGGGCCGCTGTTGCAGCTTCATGGAAGTTGGCAATTGGTACAGTCACTTCTAAAGCATAGTTTGGTAGATGAGCTTAGACTGTGGACGTTTCCCGTAGTTGTTGGAGAAGGAAAACGTTTGTTTGAAAATGGCAAGATCTCATCAAAATACAAACTCATTAAATTTTCGGCATGTCCTTCAGGAGCCTTCATGCACTTCTATCAACTATTAGATGGCAAGGCCGTATAA
- a CDS encoding AraC family transcriptional regulator, producing the protein MLKLKQLAKKLLEEGKSLPFSVYSSYKEQNIFNVPIVNPTLICVLDGCKELGGDSQKSCSAGEFIFLSNSPKVDMRNIPVDSEYFALLIEFEYKDFDRLIFEKSIEKSYFTGEVGSTLEITLHQFMEWGSSVSSDLWHIRRQEILQTLFYLGYQEVASVLESASVSQKLYRIISENPAADLRVDMLASKLAMSESTLRRKLNGEGTSVKVIIDDVRLGFGLHLLQTTFEPVGRISERCGYKSQSRFADRFKRAFGITPIELRKTRVNV; encoded by the coding sequence ATGTTAAAACTTAAGCAATTAGCAAAAAAGTTGCTGGAGGAGGGTAAGAGCTTACCTTTTTCAGTTTATTCCTCATATAAGGAACAAAATATTTTTAATGTTCCAATTGTTAATCCTACCTTGATATGTGTACTTGACGGATGCAAGGAACTAGGTGGGGATAGCCAAAAGAGCTGCTCAGCTGGGGAGTTTATATTTCTATCTAATAGCCCTAAAGTTGATATGCGAAATATCCCAGTCGATTCGGAATATTTTGCGCTGCTTATTGAATTTGAATATAAGGATTTCGATAGATTAATTTTTGAGAAGAGTATTGAAAAAAGCTATTTTACCGGTGAGGTAGGTTCTACTTTGGAGATAACCCTCCATCAGTTTATGGAATGGGGTTCCTCCGTTTCTTCAGATCTATGGCATATTCGAAGACAAGAAATATTACAAACATTATTTTATTTGGGGTACCAAGAAGTAGCTTCTGTATTGGAGTCAGCGAGTGTGAGTCAAAAGTTATATAGAATTATCAGTGAAAATCCAGCAGCGGACTTAAGGGTAGATATGCTGGCGTCAAAATTAGCAATGAGTGAGTCAACACTAAGAAGGAAGTTAAATGGTGAAGGTACAAGTGTTAAAGTTATTATAGATGATGTCAGGCTTGGCTTTGGACTGCACTTGCTTCAAACGACATTTGAGCCTGTAGGCCGTATATCAGAAAGGTGTGGCTATAAGTCACAGTCTCGATTTGCAGATAGGTTTAAGCGAGCTTTTGGTATAACCCCTATAGAACTGAGAAAAACAAGAGTGAACGTTTGA